The genomic DNA AATGAAGCGATTCTAAATGTTGTGGAGCAACGCTTAAAACAATATATTGAGCGTTATCGTACTTCAAAAGTATTAGTAGGGATATCTACAGCAGGAGCGGTCAATCGTGAAACAGCGTCTATTGCTTATGCAAATCCAAATATTAAAGATTACACGGGCACCCAATTTGGTAAAAGGCTAGCGCCGTTTGTAGATGATTTGCGTATTTATAACGACGTCGATGCCGCTATGTTAGGTGAGCTGAGTTTTAGAAATGAAACTTATCACAGCGCATTTTGTTTAACGTTAGGGACAGGCATAGGCGGTAGTTATTATCATCATGATATGGGATTACTGACTGGACAACGGCATCGGCCAAACCAAATCGGTGACTTACTTTATGATCCAGTAACACAAACCAATTATGAACAGCGCGGTTCAACACAAGCACTAAAAAAACAAATTCAAGCCACATACCCTGATTGTAATGTCCGACAATTATTTGAAGATGCGCAAGGTGGCAATATTACAGCAAGGCAATATCTTCAAAAATGGGCTTATGAAATCGCACGCGGGATAGCTGAAATCCAAGTGATTTATGATCCAGAAATCATCATTATTGGGGGTGGGGTGTCAGCACAAGGTGAACAACTGTTACAATATATCCAACCGCAGCTCACGAAATTTCTTCCTGATGGCTATGGACATGCACGAATTGAGGTCGCCATGTTACAAAATAATGCCGCACTGATTGGGGCAGTTTCTGAATTGTAAACTGATATAGAATTTTTATTTACATTAATGCTATAATACTGTAATGAAGTGGTCATATTCGTGTGACTTCAGTATTGAGGAGGAAATGAAGTGAATACAAAATTTCTAGTTTATACAGCATTAATGACAGCGATTATCGCGATTATGGGATTTGTTCCTGCGATTCCATTACCGTTTTTTCCGGTACCCATTGTTTTACAAAATGTAGGTATCTTTTTAGCGGGAATCTTGTTAGGACGTAAATATGGTGCATTAAGTGTCATCGTATTTTTATTACTCGTATTACTAGGTGCGCCATTATTATCAGGCGGACGTGGGGGATATGGTGTTTTCTTTGGACCGAGCGCAGGCTTTCTTATTATGTATCCGGTAGTTGCCTTTTTAATCGGTTGGGCAAGAGACCGTCAGTTTGATCAACTCGACTTTAAACGTATTTTTCTTATTTTATTGTTGGTTGGTGTTATTTTATTAGATGTTGTCGGTGCAATTGTAATGGGCTTGATTATACATATGCCAATTCCTAAAGCATTATGGCTGTCGCTATCATTTGTACCGGGTGATTTGATAAAGGCGATTGTTGCTACACTCATTGCGGTGGCATTGTTAAAAAATCCAATCGTATCCCGTGCGATGCGCCAAATGGCACGTTAAAAATTTGTCCAAGAGGGTGAGGAAGATGATGGAAATTCAAATGAATAGCATTTATACAGAAGGTGAAATCGTTGAATCCAACGAGCGATATACAATTTACGCTAAGCCTTCACGTCCACTCGCCTATGACGCAAATAAATGGATCTATCATCAAATGCCTGATCCACTTACATTGAAAGCGGATATGTTGCAACAGCAAGTGATGCATCAAAATATAGGTGCCGCTCACTTACAGTTTGAATTTCCTGAAAATGTAAAACCCAAACCTTCAATGATGCAGTTTCTGCGTGCGCAAGGGTTTCAATTGGGATGCTTAGAGCTCTATGTAATTGAAGCGAATATGTTGCGACAATTAAAAGGAAAGCCGATTCGAATGACACGTGTGACAACGAATCATGTGGAAGATTTTCTGCAAGTGGCTAGCCCGCTAAACCTTCCTTATGGAGAAGATTATGATGCAGAGTTTAGAGATGCTGTAAGAAAGCATATTGAATTAGGAGAGCGCCCTTTAAACTATTACGTTGCTTATTTGGATGACCAACCCGTTGGTATTTTGAACCTAATTGAGAAAGAAGGTACAGTTGAAATTGATGGGTTTGCTGTTGCAGAGCAATATCGCGGTCAAGGGATAGGTTC from Staphylococcus schleiferi includes the following:
- a CDS encoding GNAT family N-acetyltransferase, yielding MMEIQMNSIYTEGEIVESNERYTIYAKPSRPLAYDANKWIYHQMPDPLTLKADMLQQQVMHQNIGAAHLQFEFPENVKPKPSMMQFLRAQGFQLGCLELYVIEANMLRQLKGKPIRMTRVTTNHVEDFLQVASPLNLPYGEDYDAEFRDAVRKHIELGERPLNYYVAYLDDQPVGILNLIEKEGTVEIDGFAVAEQYRGQGIGSSMQAKVGEIAGKRPVILVADAEDTAKEMYIKQGYTYVSFQYSALKEHIDAHPSGSADLHI
- a CDS encoding ROK family protein, which produces MNKFAFDIGGTYIKSAVITEENQLLDYDKVKTPINENEAILNVVEQRLKQYIERYRTSKVLVGISTAGAVNRETASIAYANPNIKDYTGTQFGKRLAPFVDDLRIYNDVDAAMLGELSFRNETYHSAFCLTLGTGIGGSYYHHDMGLLTGQRHRPNQIGDLLYDPVTQTNYEQRGSTQALKKQIQATYPDCNVRQLFEDAQGGNITARQYLQKWAYEIARGIAEIQVIYDPEIIIIGGGVSAQGEQLLQYIQPQLTKFLPDGYGHARIEVAMLQNNAALIGAVSEL
- a CDS encoding biotin transporter BioY; the protein is MNTKFLVYTALMTAIIAIMGFVPAIPLPFFPVPIVLQNVGIFLAGILLGRKYGALSVIVFLLLVLLGAPLLSGGRGGYGVFFGPSAGFLIMYPVVAFLIGWARDRQFDQLDFKRIFLILLLVGVILLDVVGAIVMGLIIHMPIPKALWLSLSFVPGDLIKAIVATLIAVALLKNPIVSRAMRQMAR